A single genomic interval of Deferribacter autotrophicus harbors:
- the rsmH gene encoding 16S rRNA (cytosine(1402)-N(4))-methyltransferase RsmH: protein MHKPVLYNELIDFFRGFEGKVIVDCTGGGGGHASGILEKIKPEKLIVLDKDEDAILRLQEKFKNDNRVTIVKSDFIDVDSVLQNLGIESVDGLYADFGISYYHVLDAERGFSFRKSGPLDMRMDKDNPITAEKIVNEYSQETLKNIFEKYGEERFASKIARLIVQKRAIKKITTTLELAEIVKEAIPRKFHKSGVHPATKVFMALRIFVNKELDSIEGLMKKLPKIVSKGGRAAFISFHSLEDRLVKEYLQYYEKECICPPEYPVCRCDKVREFKILTKKPIVPSDKEVRENPLSRSAKLRVAERV from the coding sequence ATGCACAAGCCTGTTTTATATAACGAGTTGATTGATTTTTTTAGGGGTTTTGAGGGGAAAGTCATTGTGGATTGTACCGGAGGCGGTGGTGGACACGCTTCAGGTATTTTAGAGAAAATTAAACCAGAAAAACTTATAGTTTTAGATAAGGATGAGGATGCTATTTTGAGATTACAGGAAAAATTTAAAAATGATAATAGAGTAACTATAGTGAAGAGCGATTTTATTGATGTTGATAGTGTGTTGCAGAATCTTGGTATAGAAAGTGTGGATGGATTGTATGCTGATTTTGGTATTTCTTATTATCATGTCCTTGATGCAGAACGTGGATTTTCTTTTAGAAAAAGCGGTCCTTTAGATATGAGAATGGATAAAGATAATCCAATTACTGCTGAAAAGATTGTTAATGAGTATTCACAGGAGACGTTAAAAAATATTTTTGAAAAATACGGTGAAGAAAGGTTTGCTAGTAAAATTGCCAGACTGATAGTTCAAAAAAGAGCAATTAAAAAAATTACTACCACTTTAGAACTTGCTGAAATAGTTAAAGAGGCAATACCTAGGAAATTTCACAAAAGTGGCGTTCATCCGGCAACAAAAGTTTTTATGGCACTTCGTATTTTTGTAAATAAGGAACTAGACTCCATAGAAGGTCTTATGAAAAAGTTGCCAAAGATTGTATCAAAAGGCGGAAGAGCTGCATTTATCTCTTTTCATTCTTTAGAGGACAGACTAGTGAAAGAGTATTTGCAATATTATGAGAAAGAGTGTATTTGCCCACCTGAATATCCTGTCTGTAGATGTGATAAAGTTAGAGAGTTCAAAATCCTGACGAAGAAGCCAATAGTACCTTCGGATAAAGAGGTTAGGGAAAATCCTTTAAGTCGAAGTGCAAAATTGAGAGTAGCAGAAAGGGTATGA
- a CDS encoding peptidoglycan D,D-transpeptidase FtsI family protein yields MLSERGKIGFVSFVVILLCAVIVVRLVYLQMYKHDYYEDIVKRQSFKEIKIKTERGKIYDTNGVLLAKENNVASVFVYGLDKKEVNYIKKRLKKFGVRKKIRDGNFHWLARNIGIDTARKISAISSNINYVITKHRFYPFGTSFSQIIGFTGVDNQGLSGVEGIYEKYLKGNDISFTFLKDSRNRLIMNSDYRDDIQNNRYIKLTVDSKLQRMSEAVLIEDLEKFRAKRGIVLVIDVKSGEIVVSVSKPDFDPNEFKRFDKETWKNYATQYTFEPGSIFKPVTFSYLLNNYKLNLNKTIDCENGRYRVYGHVYNDVHRYDKIKISEVLIHSSNVGTIKLMEKVSDSKFYNYLRKLGFGKKVNVVGALEERGILRDYKSWSKLSKYSISIGQEIYVTPIQMIRFYAAVANGGYYIKPTFIKEIYYGDGFLKVKSDIVRVFDERVAKKLQHLLRMVVIEGTGQNANSDYVAIAGKTGTAQKFDKLKGSYSTKDYVASFAGFFPYDKPKYAMIVIYDSPRKSIYGGSTAALTFKRIAEQIMLLNGEKIRIYRVSDESKRAA; encoded by the coding sequence ATGTTGAGTGAAAGGGGTAAAATTGGTTTTGTCAGTTTTGTTGTAATTTTGTTATGCGCAGTAATTGTTGTGCGATTAGTTTATTTGCAGATGTACAAGCACGATTATTATGAGGATATTGTGAAAAGACAATCATTTAAGGAGATTAAAATAAAAACGGAAAGAGGAAAGATTTACGACACAAACGGAGTGTTGCTTGCAAAAGAGAATAATGTAGCTTCGGTTTTCGTTTATGGTTTGGATAAAAAAGAAGTTAACTATATTAAAAAAAGATTGAAAAAATTTGGAGTTAGAAAAAAAATAAGAGATGGAAATTTTCACTGGTTAGCCAGGAATATCGGAATCGATACTGCTAGAAAAATTAGTGCTATATCAAGCAATATTAACTATGTGATAACAAAACACAGATTCTATCCTTTTGGCACTAGTTTTTCTCAGATTATTGGTTTTACAGGAGTTGATAATCAAGGGCTATCCGGTGTTGAGGGTATTTACGAAAAATATTTAAAGGGTAATGATATTTCTTTTACTTTTTTAAAAGATAGTAGGAATAGACTCATTATGAATAGTGATTATAGGGATGATATTCAAAATAATCGTTACATTAAACTTACTGTTGATTCAAAATTACAAAGAATGAGTGAAGCTGTTCTTATTGAAGACTTAGAGAAGTTTAGAGCAAAAAGAGGCATTGTCTTAGTAATTGATGTAAAAAGTGGTGAAATAGTTGTTTCTGTTTCGAAACCTGATTTTGACCCAAATGAATTTAAAAGATTCGATAAAGAGACATGGAAAAATTATGCAACTCAATACACTTTTGAACCTGGATCAATTTTCAAACCTGTTACATTTTCATATCTTTTGAACAATTATAAGCTAAATCTGAATAAAACTATTGATTGTGAGAATGGTAGATATAGAGTGTATGGTCATGTTTACAATGATGTCCATAGATATGACAAAATTAAAATTTCAGAAGTTTTAATTCATTCCAGCAACGTCGGAACAATAAAGTTAATGGAAAAAGTAAGTGACTCAAAATTTTACAATTATTTAAGAAAGCTTGGTTTTGGTAAGAAGGTAAATGTAGTTGGAGCACTTGAAGAACGAGGTATTTTAAGGGACTATAAGAGTTGGTCTAAACTTTCGAAATATTCAATCTCTATAGGCCAGGAGATTTATGTTACACCTATTCAAATGATCAGATTTTATGCCGCTGTGGCAAATGGAGGCTATTATATAAAGCCGACATTCATCAAGGAAATCTATTATGGTGATGGATTTTTAAAAGTAAAATCTGATATTGTAAGAGTTTTTGATGAAAGAGTTGCAAAAAAGTTGCAGCACCTTCTGAGAATGGTTGTAATTGAGGGGACAGGGCAGAATGCAAATAGTGATTATGTAGCTATTGCTGGAAAAACCGGGACTGCTCAGAAATTTGATAAGTTGAAGGGAAGTTACTCAACTAAAGATTATGTAGCAAGTTTTGCAGGCTTTTTCCCTTATGATAAGCCTAAATATGCAATGATAGTAATTTACGATAGTCCAAGAAAAAGCATTTATGGTGGATCAACAGCTGCTTTAACTTTTAAAAGAATTGCTGAGCAAATTATGCTGCTAAATGGTGAAAAAATTAGAATTTACAGGGTGAGTGATGAGAGTAAAAGAGCTGCTTAA
- a CDS encoding UDP-N-acetylmuramoyl-L-alanyl-D-glutamate--2,6-diaminopimelate ligase yields MRVKELLKGVDFLCKNRKLLDVELANISFDSRNIKDNSLFIAYKGTNYDSHKDLKRLKNEKKIKVFITEKKIEDVDSIIVEDGRKTLSLICKNFFVNNNEFKTIGITGTNGKTTTLYLIDHILNCAGLKTIRIGTVNYKIDDELFDADNTTPNPYDFYKFIGMGLEKGCKCVVTEVSSHALDQDRIYGLKFDYAVFTNLSGDHLDYHQDLESYFASKRKLFTEKYLKGVSVVNFDDDYGKKLINEQFDHISYAIENKKADVHIESYESSLSGSIFTVNLFGKTLTFKSMLVGKHNIYNILAAISVCSHFGIDNELLVKAIESFENVPGRLEKISWEGRYFFVDYAHTDDALRNVLESLLPFKKERIITVFGCGGDRDRTKRPRMGSVAEKYSDVVIITNDNPRSEDPEKIIDDIVEGINDKRKIHVIPDRREAIRKSIEISKPGDIILVAGKGHEDYQLINGVKYHFDDKEEILKCCGEYERA; encoded by the coding sequence ATGAGAGTAAAAGAGCTGCTTAAAGGGGTTGATTTTCTGTGTAAAAACAGAAAACTGCTTGATGTTGAATTAGCAAATATCTCTTTCGATAGTCGTAATATAAAAGATAATTCCCTTTTTATTGCATACAAAGGGACAAATTATGATAGCCATAAGGATCTGAAAAGATTAAAAAATGAAAAAAAGATCAAAGTATTTATTACTGAAAAAAAGATAGAAGATGTTGATTCAATTATTGTTGAGGATGGAAGGAAAACCCTGTCTCTTATCTGCAAAAACTTCTTTGTTAATAATAATGAATTTAAAACCATAGGGATTACAGGGACAAATGGTAAAACGACTACGTTGTATCTTATCGATCATATTTTAAATTGTGCAGGTTTGAAAACAATAAGGATCGGCACGGTAAATTATAAAATTGATGATGAATTGTTTGATGCGGATAATACTACTCCGAATCCTTATGATTTTTATAAATTTATTGGAATGGGATTGGAAAAGGGTTGCAAATGCGTTGTTACAGAAGTATCTTCCCATGCTCTTGATCAGGATAGAATTTACGGATTAAAATTCGATTATGCAGTTTTTACGAATTTAAGTGGTGATCATCTTGATTATCATCAGGACCTGGAAAGCTATTTTGCTTCCAAAAGAAAGCTTTTTACTGAAAAATATTTGAAAGGGGTTTCTGTAGTCAATTTTGATGATGATTATGGTAAGAAGTTAATAAATGAGCAGTTTGATCATATAAGTTATGCCATTGAAAATAAGAAAGCGGATGTTCATATAGAGAGCTATGAATCAAGCCTTAGCGGTTCGATATTTACAGTGAATCTGTTTGGCAAGACATTGACTTTTAAATCAATGTTGGTGGGTAAGCATAATATTTATAATATACTGGCGGCAATTTCAGTTTGCTCACATTTTGGGATTGATAATGAGTTATTGGTAAAAGCTATAGAAAGCTTTGAGAATGTACCCGGACGCCTTGAGAAAATTTCCTGGGAAGGAAGATATTTTTTTGTGGATTATGCTCATACAGATGACGCATTGAGAAATGTTTTGGAGAGCCTTTTACCTTTTAAGAAAGAGAGAATAATCACTGTGTTTGGGTGTGGAGGTGACCGAGATAGGACAAAAAGGCCAAGAATGGGTAGTGTGGCTGAAAAATATTCAGATGTAGTTATTATAACAAATGATAATCCAAGAAGTGAGGATCCGGAAAAGATAATAGATGATATAGTTGAAGGTATTAATGATAAAAGAAAAATACACGTTATTCCTGATAGAAGAGAAGCTATTAGAAAATCAATAGAAATCAGTAAACCGGGTGATATTATTCTGGTTGCAGGCAAAGGGCATGAAGATTATCAGCTGATTAATGGCGTTAAGTATCATTTTGATGATAAAGAAGAAATATTGAAGTGTTGTGGTGAGTATGAAAGAGCTTAA
- a CDS encoding UDP-N-acetylmuramoyl-tripeptide--D-alanyl-D-alanine ligase yields the protein MKELKLKEAIKNMIDFIAPTSVEYRNFVINSKEVKKGDIFVGIKGVRNDGNSFYKEAYRNGASLVIFDNPYFYNEAPLNKVLVKDSVEAIKSVGKWKLERSVAKRIAITGSMGKTSTKNLLYSIFSNQYQTYMSYKNYNNELGIAISCANMEDEVDYAIFELGTNSEGEIKTYSNYINPEIAVVTKIGHSHIGNFKTKENIAREKFSIISPDTVKELWIHEDDELFLNKKDLGRIKLFTYGIKEHSDVVLKSVSKTGSIYQFEVEFKGKLYRFELRHFFKHFIMNAVLAAGIALNEGIEYEYIFEGIKSFRPEEKRGEIIKLDDYIIIDDTYNASFESIIAAIDSLDEYEVRSEKFAIIGEMAEIDEFEDKLYSELINYAKAKKGINFLFCGEYFSSFSSQENLKYFKNKAVLYRYLEKINAGVFLVKASRSRKFEEVVDYLKQRGSKKNVI from the coding sequence ATGAAAGAGCTTAAGTTAAAAGAGGCAATAAAAAACATGATTGATTTTATAGCACCCACATCTGTGGAGTATAGAAACTTTGTGATTAACAGTAAAGAAGTGAAAAAAGGGGATATTTTTGTTGGGATAAAAGGGGTGAGGAACGACGGGAATAGTTTTTACAAAGAAGCATATAGAAATGGTGCGAGTTTAGTTATTTTTGATAATCCTTATTTTTACAACGAAGCTCCATTGAATAAAGTGCTTGTAAAGGACAGTGTTGAGGCGATTAAGTCAGTTGGAAAATGGAAACTTGAAAGAAGTGTGGCAAAAAGGATTGCTATAACAGGTAGTATGGGTAAAACGAGTACTAAAAATCTATTATACAGCATATTTTCAAATCAGTATCAGACATATATGTCTTATAAAAATTATAACAATGAGCTAGGGATTGCCATTTCTTGTGCAAATATGGAAGATGAAGTGGATTATGCTATCTTTGAACTTGGGACAAACAGTGAAGGGGAGATTAAGACTTATTCAAATTATATTAACCCTGAAATAGCAGTTGTTACCAAGATAGGTCATTCCCATATTGGAAATTTTAAGACAAAGGAAAATATTGCAAGAGAAAAGTTTAGTATTATTTCTCCAGATACTGTAAAGGAGTTATGGATACACGAGGATGATGAGTTATTTCTTAATAAAAAAGATTTAGGTCGAATCAAGCTTTTTACCTATGGAATTAAAGAACATTCTGATGTTGTCTTAAAAAGTGTTAGTAAAACTGGAAGCATCTATCAGTTTGAAGTTGAATTTAAAGGGAAATTGTATCGTTTTGAACTGAGACATTTTTTCAAACATTTTATAATGAATGCTGTCCTTGCTGCAGGGATAGCTCTAAATGAAGGGATAGAATACGAGTATATTTTTGAAGGGATAAAATCTTTTAGACCTGAAGAGAAAAGGGGAGAGATTATTAAACTCGATGATTATATAATCATTGATGATACATACAATGCTAGTTTTGAATCTATTATAGCTGCCATTGATAGCCTTGATGAATATGAAGTTAGAAGTGAGAAATTTGCAATAATTGGGGAAATGGCAGAGATAGATGAGTTTGAAGACAAACTTTATTCAGAGCTAATTAATTATGCAAAAGCGAAAAAAGGAATAAATTTTCTTTTTTGCGGTGAATATTTTTCAAGTTTTTCTTCTCAGGAAAATCTGAAATATTTTAAGAACAAAGCTGTGCTTTACAGATATTTAGAGAAAATAAATGCAGGTGTATTTCTTGTTAAGGCTTCAAGAAGCAGAAAATTTGAGGAAGTCGTTGATTATTTAAAACAGAGAGGTAGTAAGAAAAATGTTATATAA
- the mraY gene encoding phospho-N-acetylmuramoyl-pentapeptide-transferase has product MLYNLLYPLSEHFIVFNVFRYITFRTIYAIITAFILSIIFGPKIIKELKNMQISQKAKGYEPERHKEKEGTPTMGGILIILSSVISTLLWADLRNYYIWIVIYVFIFTAAIGLFDDYIKTVKKNPEGLTPRAKFLSQLVVAITATILIIYVDKSGYSTKLAFPFFKRLVIDLSYFYILFAVFIIVGTSNAVNLTDGLDGLAIMPTVISFGTFILFSYLAGHIKFSTYLHIPYVVGSGELAIFCGSMVGAGLGFLWFNAFPASVFMGDVGSLSIGSALGTVAIIVKQEIVLAIVGGVFVLETLSVIMQVGFFKVTKGKRLFRMAPIHHHFELKGWSEPKIIVRFWIVSFLLALLALSTLKLR; this is encoded by the coding sequence ATGTTATATAATCTTTTATACCCCTTGAGTGAACATTTTATAGTATTCAATGTTTTTAGATACATAACTTTCAGGACAATTTATGCAATAATTACTGCTTTTATTCTATCCATTATTTTTGGACCAAAAATAATTAAAGAATTAAAAAATATGCAGATTTCCCAAAAAGCAAAAGGTTATGAACCTGAAAGGCATAAAGAGAAAGAAGGAACACCTACAATGGGTGGAATTTTGATTATATTGAGCAGTGTTATTTCTACTCTTTTATGGGCTGATTTACGCAATTACTATATTTGGATTGTAATTTATGTATTTATTTTTACAGCTGCCATAGGCCTTTTTGATGATTACATTAAGACTGTGAAGAAAAACCCTGAAGGGTTAACACCTAGGGCAAAGTTTTTGTCTCAGCTAGTGGTTGCTATTACTGCAACTATTCTAATTATTTATGTTGATAAATCAGGTTATTCTACAAAGCTTGCTTTCCCTTTCTTTAAGAGGCTTGTGATTGATTTATCTTATTTTTACATTCTTTTTGCAGTATTTATTATTGTAGGCACATCAAATGCTGTTAACCTTACTGATGGTCTTGATGGTCTTGCTATTATGCCTACAGTTATTTCTTTCGGTACATTCATTCTATTTTCTTATCTGGCTGGACATATAAAATTTTCCACGTATTTGCATATTCCCTATGTGGTTGGTTCAGGTGAGCTGGCCATATTTTGTGGCAGTATGGTAGGAGCAGGTCTCGGTTTTCTCTGGTTTAATGCTTTCCCCGCATCAGTTTTTATGGGTGATGTGGGCAGTCTATCCATTGGCTCTGCCCTTGGGACGGTGGCTATCATTGTAAAACAGGAGATAGTTCTGGCAATTGTTGGTGGTGTATTTGTTTTAGAGACGTTATCGGTGATTATGCAGGTAGGATTCTTTAAAGTTACCAAAGGGAAAAGACTTTTCAGAATGGCTCCCATACATCATCATTTTGAGCTGAAAGGGTGGTCAGAGCCTAAGATTATAGTGAGATTCTGGATAGTGTCATTTTTATTAGCATTACTTGCTTTGAGTACATTAAAGCTAAGGTGA
- the murD gene encoding UDP-N-acetylmuramoyl-L-alanine--D-glutamate ligase encodes MKVAILGYGKSGQSAEKLLRKYYQINEIVIYDDRLDEYESLINFNDALFDMVVVSPGLDTKSLQINEKKIVSEYELAINLIRDKKIIGITGSNGKSTTTYLTAQLMNRAGIKSVACGNIGFPLGEAIQDDYDVYVVEFSSFQIDLMRNGEYLDAGVITNITPDHLDRYGLLENYINSKLRLRKLLKCDGELITGSSVAEMMDETEEIIIIDETLEQYPKKDGNILNFRNFYVDLSKFSLIGSHNIINLSFALSLANVFLDLNGDCTHLIENLRGLPHRCEYLGEKNGIIFINDSKATNVDSTFTALKGITRPVVLLLGGKDKGGDFSKLTEVIQNKCRYVICFGEHGLKIYDQLANVRDKILVKNLFNAVERAAEIAKKGDVVLLSPGCASFDEFQNFEHRGDYFKELVEKL; translated from the coding sequence ATGAAGGTTGCGATTCTGGGTTACGGTAAGAGCGGACAGAGTGCAGAGAAGCTTTTGAGAAAATATTATCAGATTAATGAAATTGTGATCTATGATGATAGATTGGATGAATATGAAAGTTTAATAAATTTTAATGATGCACTCTTTGATATGGTGGTAGTGAGCCCAGGTTTGGATACAAAATCTTTACAAATTAACGAAAAAAAGATTGTCAGTGAATATGAGCTTGCGATTAATCTTATAAGAGATAAGAAAATTATTGGAATTACAGGAAGCAATGGAAAATCCACCACGACTTATCTGACAGCTCAGTTAATGAATAGGGCAGGTATTAAAAGTGTAGCCTGTGGAAATATAGGTTTTCCTTTAGGTGAGGCAATCCAGGATGATTATGATGTTTATGTTGTTGAATTTTCAAGTTTCCAAATTGATTTAATGAGAAATGGTGAATATTTGGATGCTGGAGTTATTACAAACATTACACCTGACCATTTGGATAGATACGGTTTGTTAGAAAATTATATTAATTCAAAGCTCAGATTGAGAAAACTTTTGAAGTGTGATGGTGAGCTTATTACTGGCTCTTCTGTCGCAGAGATGATGGATGAGACAGAAGAGATAATCATAATTGACGAAACATTAGAGCAATATCCAAAGAAAGATGGCAATATCTTAAATTTTAGAAATTTTTATGTAGATTTGAGTAAGTTTTCATTAATTGGTAGTCATAACATTATTAATCTTTCTTTTGCATTGTCGTTAGCAAATGTTTTTTTAGATTTAAATGGAGATTGTACACATCTTATCGAAAATTTAAGAGGCTTACCTCACAGATGTGAATATCTGGGTGAAAAGAATGGAATAATTTTTATCAATGATTCTAAGGCTACAAATGTGGATTCAACATTTACTGCATTAAAGGGGATTACACGTCCTGTGGTTTTACTTTTGGGAGGTAAGGATAAAGGCGGAGATTTTTCAAAATTAACAGAAGTTATTCAAAATAAATGTAGGTATGTGATTTGTTTTGGTGAGCATGGGTTAAAGATTTATGATCAGTTGGCTAACGTTAGAGATAAAATCTTAGTGAAAAATTTATTTAATGCTGTGGAGAGAGCTGCTGAAATTGCAAAGAAGGGTGATGTAGTTTTACTTTCCCCTGGATGTGCAAGTTTTGATGAATTTCAAAACTTTGAGCATAGAGGGGATTATTTTAAGGAGCTTGTGGAAAAGCTATGA
- the ftsW gene encoding putative lipid II flippase FtsW: MKNKEFVRSVNSFDARFDERLFLFLMILFLLFVGCLYIYNVGSMQAHRLHKPEYYFVFRQFMAIIIGFILMMVAYNLPLELYRKVLPFIYFTTLFLLMVVFFFPAINGSHRWIKLPLINFQPSELAKFTSVVYLAHYLEKKSEKLSDFLRGFMPAMILLGVLAALILLEPDYGTSFLIMAVSITVMFIGGASLKHILGIIAFTIPPMSVLLFNGYHRERLLSFLNPWDYYHSSGYQLVQSLIAVGSGGMFGKGLGNSVQKLYFLPEAHTDFIYSIISEEFGFFGALIILFVMLSIFFEIKKIAMRCEDKYKRLLCLGVAITFMYQSLLHIGVTLGLLPTKGIALPFVSYGGSSMMISLFMIGIVLRCRKELE; encoded by the coding sequence ATGAAGAACAAAGAATTTGTAAGATCGGTTAACAGTTTTGACGCAAGATTTGATGAAAGATTATTTCTTTTCCTGATGATATTGTTCCTTTTATTTGTAGGGTGTCTTTATATCTATAATGTAGGTTCGATGCAAGCTCATAGGCTTCATAAACCTGAATACTATTTTGTTTTCAGACAGTTTATGGCCATAATAATCGGTTTTATTTTAATGATGGTTGCGTATAATTTGCCTCTTGAATTATACAGAAAGGTGCTACCTTTTATTTATTTTACAACTTTGTTTCTATTGATGGTAGTCTTTTTCTTCCCAGCCATAAATGGTTCGCATAGATGGATAAAGCTGCCACTTATAAATTTTCAACCTAGTGAACTGGCAAAATTTACATCGGTTGTTTACCTAGCTCACTATTTAGAAAAGAAATCAGAAAAATTATCAGATTTTCTTAGAGGATTTATGCCTGCCATGATTTTACTTGGAGTTTTGGCTGCGTTGATACTGCTTGAGCCTGATTATGGGACATCGTTTTTGATTATGGCTGTATCTATAACTGTTATGTTTATAGGTGGGGCAAGTCTTAAACATATTCTCGGTATAATTGCTTTTACAATTCCCCCTATGTCAGTGCTCCTTTTCAACGGTTACCACAGAGAAAGACTTTTGAGCTTTTTAAATCCGTGGGATTATTACCATAGTTCAGGATATCAGCTTGTACAATCGTTGATTGCAGTTGGTAGTGGTGGAATGTTTGGCAAAGGACTTGGTAACAGTGTTCAGAAACTTTATTTTCTTCCTGAAGCACATACTGACTTTATTTATTCAATAATTTCTGAGGAGTTTGGATTTTTTGGAGCATTAATAATTCTTTTTGTAATGCTTTCGATATTTTTTGAGATTAAAAAAATTGCTATGAGATGTGAGGATAAATATAAGAGACTGCTTTGCCTTGGTGTTGCCATAACATTTATGTATCAATCCCTTCTTCATATTGGTGTTACATTAGGATTGTTACCAACAAAGGGGATTGCTTTACCTTTTGTTAGTTATGGTGGTTCATCTATGATGATATCTCTTTTTATGATTGGGATTGTTTTGAGATGCAGGAAGGAGCTGGAATGA
- the murG gene encoding undecaprenyldiphospho-muramoylpentapeptide beta-N-acetylglucosaminyltransferase, which translates to MRVIIAGGGTGGHLYPGVAVAEYLRSREVEFLFLVSDRGIDREILSRYGYEFYEQQITAFKGKGFIEKIKSLFRVFLVSLKVSKFIKKHDKVLLLGGFAAVPAGIVSIFKRCDLYLHEQNSVMGIANRFLAKFAKKVFLSFDNTKNAAGRCIVVGNPVRKEFKDFKVKDVFNKHIFVTGGSQGSRIINNVVCDAASKLLEMGYSVIHQTGTKLYDETIKRYRENGIYDDERIKIYPFIEDMAEKFKWADIVISRSGAGSVFEILYSKRIGIFVPLKIAADNHQYFNALYVKEKGAGEIILEDEFNPDSLIEMIKKVENEKESYLKALEGIEFKDSAKLICEELLSA; encoded by the coding sequence ATGAGAGTGATTATTGCTGGTGGTGGCACAGGTGGACATCTGTATCCAGGAGTGGCTGTGGCAGAGTATCTAAGGAGTAGAGAAGTGGAGTTTTTATTTCTTGTTTCAGATAGAGGTATAGATAGAGAGATTTTAAGTAGATACGGGTATGAGTTTTATGAGCAACAAATTACAGCGTTTAAAGGTAAAGGGTTTATAGAAAAGATAAAATCTCTTTTTAGAGTATTTTTGGTATCACTTAAAGTTAGCAAATTCATAAAAAAACACGATAAAGTATTGCTTTTAGGTGGTTTTGCAGCTGTGCCTGCGGGTATCGTATCAATTTTTAAAAGATGTGATCTTTATCTTCATGAGCAGAATTCTGTAATGGGTATTGCAAATAGATTTTTAGCTAAATTCGCTAAGAAGGTATTTTTAAGTTTTGATAATACAAAAAATGCCGCTGGCAGATGTATTGTTGTTGGAAATCCAGTAAGGAAGGAATTTAAGGATTTTAAAGTAAAAGATGTTTTTAATAAACATATTTTTGTTACAGGTGGAAGCCAGGGAAGTCGTATAATCAATAACGTGGTATGTGATGCAGCAAGTAAGCTACTTGAAATGGGTTATTCAGTTATTCATCAGACTGGTACTAAACTTTATGATGAAACTATAAAGAGATATCGTGAAAATGGAATATATGATGATGAAAGAATTAAAATTTATCCTTTTATTGAAGATATGGCAGAAAAATTTAAGTGGGCTGATATAGTTATTTCAAGAAGCGGTGCCGGTTCTGTTTTTGAAATACTTTATTCAAAAAGGATAGGGATTTTTGTCCCATTGAAGATAGCAGCAGATAATCATCAATACTTCAATGCCTTATATGTGAAAGAAAAAGGGGCAGGAGAGATAATTTTAGAGGATGAGTTTAATCCTGATAGTTTAATAGAAATGATAAAAAAAGTGGAGAACGAGAAAGAGTCTTATTTGAAGGCGCTTGAAGGGATTGAGTTTAAAGATAGTGCAAAACTTATTTGTGAGGAGTTACTCAGTGCATAA